A DNA window from Aquarana catesbeiana isolate 2022-GZ linkage group LG01, ASM4218655v1, whole genome shotgun sequence contains the following coding sequences:
- the SLC2A11 gene encoding solute carrier family 2, facilitated glucose transporter member 11 isoform X3: MPPHLKKSLLINNIFIVLSAVLCGFSQLAKSFEMIILGRILAGVNSGVSMNVQPMYLGESAPKKLRGTVALSSAVFTAFGLVMGQVVGIRELLGSEETWPLLLASNVIPAVLQVLVLPWLPESPRYLLIDLKDRDSCVSALQRLRGHCNLSDEMEEMLAEQAAIKGQKPKNLLSLVQDPLLRRQLLTIVVLSSAMQLCGNDSMYFYASYIFNEAGIPPEKIPYVVIGTGSCELITSLTCTLFIDRVGRRALVMGGYSMMSVWAVVFMVALSQQEKVSWMPYLSMVCIFAYILSFGIGPAGVTGIMPAEIFDQMARPAAYMICGSLIWIMLFIVGLAFPFIVQGLGHFCYLPFMVVCVSTAVYVRFFLPETKGKSLLEITEEFAKHRAKSHEEQNGWIAPMEIKSTML, translated from the exons AAAGAAGTCTCTGCTTATCAATAACATTTTCATTGTCCTGTCAGCTGTCCTCTGTGGTTTCAGCCAACTTGCCAAGTCTTTTGAGATGATCATACTGGGAAGAATATTAGCTGGGGTCAATTCAG GTGTCAGCATGAATGTCCAGCCTATGTACCTTGGAGAAAGTGCCCCCAAGAAGCTCCGTGGTACAGTAGCCCTGTCTTCTGCTGTTTTTACTGCCTTTGGACTGGTGATGGGGCAAGTGGTGGGAATCAG GGAGTTACTTGGCAGTGAAGAAACCTGGCCTCTTCTATTAGCTAGCAATGTGATTCCTGCTGTTCTGCAAGTTCTGGTCCTTCCATGGCTTCCAGAGAGTCCTCGATACTTGTTAATAGATTTGAAGGACAGGGATTCCTGTGTCTCTG CATTACAACGGCTGCGTGGGCACTGCAATCTTAGCGATGAGATGGAGGAGATGCTGGCAGAGCAGGCAGCCATCAAAGGTCAAAAGCCAAAGAATCTGCTTAGCCTAGTCCAGGATCCATTACTACGACGGCAGCTTCTTACTATAGTAGTGCTCAGCAGTGCCATGCAACTGTGTGGAAATGATTCC ATGTATTTTTATGCATCCTACATATTTAATGAAGCTGGGATACCCCCAGAGAAAATCCCCTATGTTGTTATTGGCACAGGGAGCTGTGAACTCATTACTTCGTTAACTTGT ACTTTATTTATTGACCGTGTTGGTCGTCGGGCTCTAGTGATGGGAGGATACAGCATGATGTCGGTGTGGGCTGTGGTTTTTATGGTCGCTTTATCTCAGCAG GAAAAAGTCAGCTGGATGCCATACCTTAGCATGGTCTGCATTTTTGCCTACATCCTGAGCTTTGGCATTGGTCCAG CTGGGGTCACAGGAATCATGCCAGCAGAGATATTTGATCAAATGGCACGCCCAGCTGCATACATGATCTGCGGCTCCCTCATCTGGATCATGCTGTTTATTGTTGGGCTAGCATTTCCCTTCATTGTG CAAGGCCTCGGTCACTTCTGTTATCTCCCGTTTATGGTTGTTTGTGTCAGCACCGCTGTGTATGTTCGATTCTTTCTCCCAGAGACCAAAGGAAAAAGTCTTCTAGAAATCACAGAGGAGTTTGCGAAGCACAGGGCAAAATCACATGAAGAGCAAAATGGCTGGATTGCACCTATGGAGATCAAATCCACCATGTTATGA
- the SLC2A11 gene encoding solute carrier family 2, facilitated glucose transporter member 11 isoform X1: MEDDEDKPRVQEHCQGWVLLLTMCAAGIGGTFQYGYNLTIINAPTFHIQKFVNETWLERSGSKLDSWIITLIWSIIVSVYPLGGFLGALLAGPMAIKLGRKKSLLINNIFIVLSAVLCGFSQLAKSFEMIILGRILAGVNSGVSMNVQPMYLGESAPKKLRGTVALSSAVFTAFGLVMGQVVGIRELLGSEETWPLLLASNVIPAVLQVLVLPWLPESPRYLLIDLKDRDSCVSALQRLRGHCNLSDEMEEMLAEQAAIKGQKPKNLLSLVQDPLLRRQLLTIVVLSSAMQLCGNDSMYFYASYIFNEAGIPPEKIPYVVIGTGSCELITSLTCTLFIDRVGRRALVMGGYSMMSVWAVVFMVALSQQEKVSWMPYLSMVCIFAYILSFGIGPAGVTGIMPAEIFDQMARPAAYMICGSLIWIMLFIVGLAFPFIVQGLGHFCYLPFMVVCVSTAVYVRFFLPETKGKSLLEITEEFAKHRAKSHEEQNGWIAPMEIKSTML, encoded by the exons TTTGTGAATGAAACATGGCTGGAACGCAGTGGATCAAAATTAGACAGTTGGATCATCACCCTTATCTGGTCCATAATAGTGTCTGTGTACCCACTGGGTGGGTTCTTAGGAGCACTGCTTGCTGGTCCAATGGCTATCAAGCTAGGACG AAAGAAGTCTCTGCTTATCAATAACATTTTCATTGTCCTGTCAGCTGTCCTCTGTGGTTTCAGCCAACTTGCCAAGTCTTTTGAGATGATCATACTGGGAAGAATATTAGCTGGGGTCAATTCAG GTGTCAGCATGAATGTCCAGCCTATGTACCTTGGAGAAAGTGCCCCCAAGAAGCTCCGTGGTACAGTAGCCCTGTCTTCTGCTGTTTTTACTGCCTTTGGACTGGTGATGGGGCAAGTGGTGGGAATCAG GGAGTTACTTGGCAGTGAAGAAACCTGGCCTCTTCTATTAGCTAGCAATGTGATTCCTGCTGTTCTGCAAGTTCTGGTCCTTCCATGGCTTCCAGAGAGTCCTCGATACTTGTTAATAGATTTGAAGGACAGGGATTCCTGTGTCTCTG CATTACAACGGCTGCGTGGGCACTGCAATCTTAGCGATGAGATGGAGGAGATGCTGGCAGAGCAGGCAGCCATCAAAGGTCAAAAGCCAAAGAATCTGCTTAGCCTAGTCCAGGATCCATTACTACGACGGCAGCTTCTTACTATAGTAGTGCTCAGCAGTGCCATGCAACTGTGTGGAAATGATTCC ATGTATTTTTATGCATCCTACATATTTAATGAAGCTGGGATACCCCCAGAGAAAATCCCCTATGTTGTTATTGGCACAGGGAGCTGTGAACTCATTACTTCGTTAACTTGT ACTTTATTTATTGACCGTGTTGGTCGTCGGGCTCTAGTGATGGGAGGATACAGCATGATGTCGGTGTGGGCTGTGGTTTTTATGGTCGCTTTATCTCAGCAG GAAAAAGTCAGCTGGATGCCATACCTTAGCATGGTCTGCATTTTTGCCTACATCCTGAGCTTTGGCATTGGTCCAG CTGGGGTCACAGGAATCATGCCAGCAGAGATATTTGATCAAATGGCACGCCCAGCTGCATACATGATCTGCGGCTCCCTCATCTGGATCATGCTGTTTATTGTTGGGCTAGCATTTCCCTTCATTGTG CAAGGCCTCGGTCACTTCTGTTATCTCCCGTTTATGGTTGTTTGTGTCAGCACCGCTGTGTATGTTCGATTCTTTCTCCCAGAGACCAAAGGAAAAAGTCTTCTAGAAATCACAGAGGAGTTTGCGAAGCACAGGGCAAAATCACATGAAGAGCAAAATGGCTGGATTGCACCTATGGAGATCAAATCCACCATGTTATGA